The stretch of DNA GTCAATTTATTGATCGGACTTTTTTGTGGCTTTTTATGTCGTGAAAATAAAATATTTTTATACCAAATGTTTATTTCAAACTCATACTCTTCTATTGCATAGCAATAATACTCCTCAAAACTCAGACCGCGGGTAAAGTTGAAAAGATTCTGAAAAAAGTAAAAGAAAATTCACCAATGTTTTTAAAATCTAAGCTATACTTGAAGTTTTAATGGTGAGAGAAATATATAGTATACATTCCCACTAGTTCAGCATCTAGAAACAAGAACTTTTGGTAGATACTGAAAATGCATTTGTTTCTATAAATAAAAAAAGAAGAGTCTGGCAATCTAGTTAATAAATATTTCCAAAGATTCTTTTGCTGGAAATGGGAAATAATTTTTCTTAAAATAAAAGTTATCTAAAAATCTAGCCATAGAACTGCGACTAAAATTGGAAAACAAAAGGTATTAATTAATTTTTTGCAAGCAATGTAAACTATTTAAAATAAGACTATTGTAGTTTATAATCCACAGTGCTATCTGAGCGGATTGGTAAGGGTAACAGGCAATGTCTATATGGTAAGATTCCTATACAGGCGAAATTGCATAGTCGACAACCATGATAAAACAGAAGTAGCTAAGAAATAGAAACCGTACACTAATGCTCTGTTAAATAATAAACAGACACCCGAAAACCTTTGTTGATCAACGAAGAACTTAGCTGAACATCTAACCAAATCGAAGCGTTGTTGTGCATTTCTTTCTGTATAGTGTGACTTAAGGTAGCAATATCATTCATCGTAATGCTATAGTGCTCATTGACCTCAATAACAAGGGCAATGTATTCTAGAATCGCTTTATTTTGTTTAACTTCTCGAAAAAAAGAGATCATTTCATTTTTGATGTGATATAAATTTCCTGTAAAAGTCGCTCTTAAACCAAATTCTATAAGGTAGCGCTCCACGAAGTCAACTTCTTTTTTCATTGAGAGTAATTTTACCCAAAACTAATTTTTTGAGCAGTCAAAACATGTCGCTTAGAAAAAATATCGTGCAAAAAAAGAGATAGAAAAGGTGTAAGTAGACTTCAATAAGAAAATCAATGAGCATAGAGGGGCGGCTATACCTGCTCTACGTTTATGTAAGATATTGATTATCGTCTTCCTTTAGGGCCAATACGAATGGTTTTTAGAGTTTCTGGCAACTCAGTAGCTTCGAAAATCGGCTGTGCCTCTTTTAAGAAAACAGAATAATCATCGTATCGATTAGAGAAATGTCCTAGGATCAATCGTTTGGCATTAGCTGCCTTGGCAATCATAGCGGCTTCTTTTGCGGTCGAATGCTTCGTAAAATCTGCCAAATCTTTCAGATCATGCAAAAAAGTACTCTCATGGTACAATAAATCTACATTCTGGATAATAGGAACTATATCGGGTTTGTAGCACGTATCCGAACAATAAGCATAGCTATAGGTTTGTGGCGCATCAAAAGTAAGGTACGAATTGGGAATAATTTTTCCACTTTTCAGGATAAAATCTCGTCCGTTTTTTAGGTTCTGATAATCGCAAACTTCTATTTCATCAAACTCACTAATTGCATCAGGATTTAAGCGTCTTGGTTTTGATTTTTCTTGAAAAAGATAACCGTTGGTATAAATACGATGATCGAGCGGAATGGTTTTTACAAGTACTTTATCATCTTCGAAAATCACTTTCGATTCGTTGCCTTCTAATTCATTAAACAAAATCGGGAAACCGTGGTAAGAACCCGAAAGTCTCATCTGAATAGTGATAAACTCTTCGATTCCCTTTGGTCCATGAACTGTGATAGGTTTTTCTCGACCAAGCAACTGAAAAGAGGATAGTAAACCAATTAAACCAAAAACATGATCACCATGCATATGCGTAATAAATACATGGTTGATTTTACTGAATTTCAGCCTTGCTCTGCGTAATTGAACTTGTGTTCCTTCTCCGCAATCGATCAGAAAATAACGCTCAGAAATATTAAGCACTTGTGCACTTGGATGAGAGTTGGCAGTTGGTAAGGCAGAATTGTAGCCCAATATGGTTAGTTCTAAGGCCAAAGTATAGCTTTATAAGTTTTCTGTAATATAATGAATTAATTTTTGTGTTGCAATGCTTCGATGACTGATCGCATTTTTCTCTTCGGCCGACATTTCTGCAAAAGTATAATCAAAACCACTCGGGCGGAAAATAGGGTCGTAGCCAAAACCTTTGTTTCCTTTGTTTTCATTCATTATTTCCCCTTCAATTCTTCCTTCAAAATAATGAACCTCATCGTTGATCATCAAACAGAAAACACTAATAAAATAGGCTTTCCTATTGCTAATACCTTCTAATTCTTTTAGTACTTTTGCAATGTTGTCTTCACTATTTTTGGTACCTGCATATCGAGCAGAAAAAACTCCTGGCCGACCATTCAATGCATCGATTACCAAGCCAGAATCATCAGCAAATACAGGTTGATGAAATTTCTCGTAAATGGTTTTGGTTTTGATGAATGCATTTTCTTCGAATGTATTACCGGTTTCCTCTATATCATCATGAAAGTTGAGGTCGGTAAGCGATTGTAATTGAATCGTCTCGGGAAGCAGCGCTTGTAGCTCTTTAAGTTTATCTTGGTTATGGGTGGCGAAAATTAATTCCATAGATGTTTTATGTTTTTTTTACTTAGAAAATAGCCAGCTATTAAGCTGATGATTAAACTGATAAAAACAGGTGAAAGCGAACTACTTTCGATAATTTGTTCGTCCATTTGCTTGTATTTCATCATCATGATAAACGAAAAAATATTGTTTGCAGCATGAAGGAAAATTACCAGAAGTAAGGATTTTGTTTTGTAATAAATGAAGCCGAAAATTATCCCTAAAATTCCTGCTCCGATAAACTGCCAAGGATTGAGATGGGCGGCACCAAAAATAATTCCACTTACTAGAATTGCAATCCAAGGCGACGTGCCAGAGTTTAGAATTCCTCTTAGGATAAAACCTCTAAAAATTATCTCCTCTAAAATCGGGGCTAAAATACAGACGGTTATGAAACCAGCAATTTTATAATTGAGCATCTGAAGGAAGCTGCTTTCAAATGTGTTGTATAAATCTTGAAAGATCTGGGTGTCAGTCGGCACCAAACCAGTAGACCACTCTGCAAAGGGAAGTGCAAAGATAAAACAAAGGAATCCTAATAAAAAATTAATAGGTTTGGTCGGATAAATCAGCCAATCTCTAACGGTGTTTTTGTCTACATGAAACCAACCCATCAGTAAAATGATTGCACCTCCTGTCCCTGTAAGAAAGGCTAATGGTAAAAGAAAATGAAATAAAAACGGATAAAAAAATGTTGGCCAAATCACCAAACTTTGTCCTATTTGGACTGTAAAGGTTACGGCAAATCCTACCAAAAAAGCATAATATGCAGAGAATTTGAGTGTTTTTATTTGGGGCAGCTCGAATTTATTCATGATGATAAGGTTTGTTTTGCAAGATAGTAAATGCACGATAAATTTGTTCGGTAAGAAATAAACGAACCATTTGGTGCGTAAAAGTCATTTGAGATAATGATAATTTTCGATTGGCACGTTGATAAAGCCGATCATCAAAACCATAAGGACCTCCAATCACGAAGATAAGCGTTTTCACTGATTGGTTGAGGTCGTTTTGCAATTGTTGTGCAAAGTCTGTCGAGTTGATTTGTTTTCCTTTTTCGTCGAGTAATACAACCAAATCTCCTTTGTTTATGCGCTGTAGAAGTAAATCTGCTTCTTTAGATTTCTGTTGTTCTATTGTGAGCGTTTTTCGGTTTTTGATATCAGCAAGCTCGAGTCGCTGGTAGTTGATATAGGTAGGAAATCTTTTTTCGTATTTTTGTAGAAGTTGTTCGATGGCTTGCTCATCTGTTTTTCCTACACAAAGGGTGAAAATGTTCATAGAATAATCAATAATTTAGCAAAAATAAATCTATTGTCGAAATTGAAACAAAAAAATAGGCTAAAAAGGCTCATCGTTTGGAGTAAACGTAAACGACTGAAACAGTTCTCGAATATTCCTTTGTACGATTTGCTAAAAGTTTTTTGGATCAGGGTGATGAAGGGGAATTTTCCTGTTCGTTCGGGAGCAATCGCCTGGACACTGTTTTTTAGTCTGTTTCCTTTTATTCTTTTCCTTTTTTCTTTGTTGCCCAAAATACCACATTATGAAGAACTGAAACTTTTACTTTTTCATCAGTTTTTACCCCAAATCATACCCAACTCTATTGGTAAAGAAGTCATCGGATATATTGATATTACGACGCAGCAACAAGAGCAAAAATCGGTGAATTGGTGGTTTATGATTTTTACCATTTTCATGTCATCGAATGGTGTGCAGGGAATCATAAATGGTTTCAATGTGAGTTATCAAGATGTTTTTATCAAAAGAAACAACAATAAACAGCGTTTGATTTCTTTGATACTAACCATTTTCTTCACTGTGTTTCTCATCCTACAATTGACGTTGTTGTATTACACTGGCATCATTTGGAAATATCTTGCCGAGACCAAATTCTTCTTCGATTTATCAAAAAGTTCTCGACTGATCAATATGACCAGTGTGATTATGTTCTATTTTTTATCGATGTGCATGTTGTACCATTACGGGCCGAATAATCAAGATAAATCGAAATCTACCGTCGTGCCAGGAGCAGTGCTATCAACCCTTCTTTTTATTACTACTTTGTTCGGATTCAATGTCTATCTCAAACACTTCAATAATCTCGATTTACTTTATGGTTCTTTGGGATTGGTGATGCTGGTGATGATTTTTGTGTATGTCAATGTAATTATTTTATTGGTAGGATACGAATTGAATATGTCACTGACGTATGCCAAAAACTACTCGAATATGAATAAAATACAGAAAAATAATTTTATCGAATTGAATCTAAAAAAGGAAACCAATTCTCAGTCCTAGAAAGACAACCTAAGGGTTGAGTAAATGCCCGCAAGTTTTGCAATAAATAGAATTATCCAAATGATAATTATCGCCACAATATCTGCAAACATCTGTGTTGGTTGGGATATGATCGTTTTCTTTAGACGCACGAGCTATTTCTTGCGACATAATCCCTGCAGGTACAGCAATAATACCATAACCCAAAATCATAATAATAGAAGCTAGAAAACGACCCAAGCCCGTTACTGGAGCGACATCTCCGTAACCTACAGTTGTCATGGTTACGACTGCCCAATAGATACTGATTGGGATGCTTGTGAAGCCCGACTCTGGATGGTTTTTTTCTATCGCATACATAAAAGAGCCCAATACCACAACGATAAGAATAACAAAAGATAAAAAAACTATTATTCTATCTTTACTTTGCTGCAAGCTTCTTAGAAGAATGTTTCTGTTTTGCGTGAGCCCGGTAAGATTAAAAATTCGCAAAATACGGAATAAACGAAGAATTCGGATGCTTGATAAATATTTACTATTCGGGAAGAAAATCCCGAAATAGAAAGGAAGGATACTCAGTAAATCGATAATCCCATAAAAACTAAAAACATATCGTAAAGGTTTTTGTACGCTGTATAATCGTAGTAAATATTCGATGGTAAAGAGAATGGTAATTAACCATTCCGAAACAACTAAAAAAGTATGATAGCGAGCATTGAAAGTCGGAACTGACTCTAGTATAACCAACGCTACACTAAGAATAATCAACAATAAAAGACTAAGGTCGAATAGTCGACCATAGGGCGTATTGGCTTCGAAGATAATCTCAAATATCTTTTTCTTTAGTTTATTTTCTTCGTCTTTGTCGAGTTTTTTCAATCGGAAAATATTCCATTTCATGCCCACAATCTCTTTATAAAGAGCTAAATTAGATAAAAAATATCGAATATGAAGATCTTAGTTTCGGGTGGAACAGGTTTTATTGGTAAGGCTCTAGTAGAATATTTACGTTTAAAAGCTCATGAAGTTCGTGTTTTGCAACGTTCGTATCCAAAAGAAGACTTTTATTGGGATGTAGAAAAAAATATTTTTGATGAAAAAGCAATGCATCAAATCGATGGCATAATCCATTTGGCAGGTGCACCTATTGCAGAACCTTGGACTGGTTATTATCAAAAAGTTTTGTACGAAAGCCGAATCGATACAGCTAATTTTCTATTAGAAAAAGCCAAGGATTTTTGTCCAGATTTATCCTTATTTATCTCAGCCTCAGCAATTGGTTTCTATGGCAATGAAGCTACGGATAAAACCTTAACAGAAGAAAGTGAAGCAGGAGAAGGTTTTTTGAGTAAACTTTGCGTTGCTTGGGAGGCTGCTGCAGATCAGTTTCACGAGATAGGGGCCCGAGTGGTCAAAGTACGTACGCCTGCCGTATTGAGCAAAGACGGTGGTTTGATCAGGGTACTGAATAAGGTTTTTCGGTTGGGTTTAGGGACGAATTTAGGGGGTGGAAATAATTATATGCCTTGGATCCACTTACAAGATTTGTTGCGTGTGTATGAATTTGCTCTGATTAATTCTTCGTTAGATGGTGCGGTAAATGCTGTTGCTGATGAGCAGATAACCCAAAATGAATTCAATTTGGTTTTGTCTAGAGAGATAAAAGCTCCTTATTTTCTACCTAATATCCCCGAATTTGTTGTGAAGAGAATACTTGGCGAACGTAGCGCATTGGTGCTAGATGGTTGTTTATTATCGAACATGAAGCTGAAGAATCTTGGTTTCCGAATGCAATATCCTAGAATTGAAGAAGCAATGAGAACAATATTCATTTCTGAACATTGATAGTTATTTCGGCCTTTGTTTTGGATAATTGTGTTAAAGAAAATAAAAAAAAGAAAAAGGATTAAATACTAGATTTAATCCTTTCCTCATCAGTTTTTCCTCTATTGTGTTAATTAAGAAGCCATTCTAAATTTATTAGAAATGATTTCTGTAAGTAAAAATAAACATAATTTTTACATTTCCAACTTTAAAGGTAAAGAAAATGTTAATTTGTATTGGATATAGATACGTAAAGATAGAAAAGATGCTTGCTTATTCTAAATTCATCAATTTTCTATCGTATCAATGTTGAATATTTGATAATTTTTCTTAATAAAATTAACTGCAGTAAAGAGGTTATTCTACTAGGATGTTTATATAAGTGAAAACTTTACTTTGGCTGATAGAGAAGGAGTTGCCAGAACAAGAAAAATAAAAAATAATCAACTCTTTATGGAGTAATCTGATAATTTTATCGTGTACTACAATCGAAATTAGACCACTAATAAGTTGCATCCTCTAACATCAGAATGGTCGAATCTTCCTAATATTTCGAATGTTCTAGAAGATTTTTTTCTGCCCAAATCGTCGGTTGCAATAAAACTACACGAATGGAAATTTGCTAAGTCGATTACATTTACCCCACCAGTTTTTCCTTCTTCTACGAATGTAAGTGGGTCCTCGGTTTCACGAATCAACAAATGCATCCAGTTTGGTGTTTCGAAGAGAGCTTGTTCTCGCATGTATGCTTGCGAAAGTAACTCTGTCATTCCGTATTCGGAATGAATGTTTGGTGTGCCGAAACCTTTTTTGAGAATCGAGTGAAGTTCTTGTCGAGTAATTTCTTTTTTCCGACCCTTCATACCGCCGGTTTCCATAACAATTGTACGAGAGAGCTGCATCGGATATTTCTCTACAAAGTCGAGTAGGGCAAAAGAAACGCCAATCAGGATAGCATTTTTGCCTGCATTTTCACACGCCAATAAATCGCGGTGCAATTCATCATGATTATACAAATAAAAGCCGCCAAAGGAAGAGTCTGCTTGTTGTGTCCAATATTCTACCATGTCGATTAGTGATGAACCGTTTCTTTCTAGATAAGATGGAAGCAGGGCGAAAATGCAATAGGTAGACAAATCACCATAGAAGTGATGAAAACATTTAGACAAACTATGATGGTACAAAGCCAAATCTGCAACCAAATGTTTGCTCGTATTTTGCCCAGTTGTTCCAGAGCTTGTAAATATTTTTTCTGGAAGAAGTTTGTTTTCTATTATCGAATATTGTTTGAAAAAACGAATTGGCAAAAACGGAATTTCGTACAAATCAGAAATATTTTTGGGGTTCACTTTCATCAGCTCTACAAAATCTCGATACACTTGCACATGTTCTGCCTGATGACGAAAAACTGCTAAGGCTTTTTCTTCGAATTCAGAAAAATTTTTTATATCGAAAATAGAATACGGATCCATCATTGTACAAAGGTACGAAACTTAGTCTTTGGTCAACGCCATATTTGCCTTGTAAATATGATCGCCGATATATTCGTAGTTTTGTATCAATTCTTTGTAATATAACGCACTTAATGTACCAAGTTTATCTTTTTCGATGCTTTTGATAAGGTCTGCTTCGGCAGCTTTGTATAACCGATTGATGTTGTGTTCTATTTCTCGAGACTTCTCTATGTCGATTTCATTGTTAGGCGAGCTTAAATTCTGAAACAAAAAAGAAGTTGCTAAGTTGAGTTCTTGTTGCATTTTCGACATATGAATGCGCAAGTTTGGCGTAATAAAACTGTTGCTTTTTCTTCTTTTGTTATGGATCATCGTCATCTTGATTGCAATATCGCTAATGCTCTCTAAATGATGACAAATAACCATCAGTTGATTGATTCTTCTTGCCTTGCTTTCGTTGATGTCTAGGTTGTAGATTTTCATGAGAAAAGTCGTAATTTCTTCTTCGATTTCGTCACTTTCGTTTTCTAGCATTAACACTCTTTCTTTAAGAATCTTAAACTTTTGATCATCACTTTCGGTTATCATCCTACCCAAGGTTTGGATTGTGCGTCTACTTATTGCAGCCAGTCTCAAGATATTTTTGGTTGCGTCGTTGAGGTAAAGATTAGCAT from Weeksella virosa DSM 16922 encodes:
- a CDS encoding ribonuclease Z encodes the protein MALELTILGYNSALPTANSHPSAQVLNISERYFLIDCGEGTQVQLRRARLKFSKINHVFITHMHGDHVFGLIGLLSSFQLLGREKPITVHGPKGIEEFITIQMRLSGSYHGFPILFNELEGNESKVIFEDDKVLVKTIPLDHRIYTNGYLFQEKSKPRRLNPDAISEFDEIEVCDYQNLKNGRDFILKSGKIIPNSYLTFDAPQTYSYAYCSDTCYKPDIVPIIQNVDLLYHESTFLHDLKDLADFTKHSTAKEAAMIAKAANAKRLILGHFSNRYDDYSVFLKEAQPIFEATELPETLKTIRIGPKGRR
- the rdgB gene encoding RdgB/HAM1 family non-canonical purine NTP pyrophosphatase, which translates into the protein MELIFATHNQDKLKELQALLPETIQLQSLTDLNFHDDIEETGNTFEENAFIKTKTIYEKFHQPVFADDSGLVIDALNGRPGVFSARYAGTKNSEDNIAKVLKELEGISNRKAYFISVFCLMINDEVHYFEGRIEGEIMNENKGNKGFGYDPIFRPSGFDYTFAEMSAEEKNAISHRSIATQKLIHYITENL
- a CDS encoding CPBP family intramembrane glutamic endopeptidase; its protein translation is MNKFELPQIKTLKFSAYYAFLVGFAVTFTVQIGQSLVIWPTFFYPFLFHFLLPLAFLTGTGGAIILLMGWFHVDKNTVRDWLIYPTKPINFLLGFLCFIFALPFAEWSTGLVPTDTQIFQDLYNTFESSFLQMLNYKIAGFITVCILAPILEEIIFRGFILRGILNSGTSPWIAILVSGIIFGAAHLNPWQFIGAGILGIIFGFIYYKTKSLLLVIFLHAANNIFSFIMMMKYKQMDEQIIESSSLSPVFISLIISLIAGYFLSKKNIKHLWN
- the rlmH gene encoding 23S rRNA (pseudouridine(1915)-N(3))-methyltransferase RlmH, with the translated sequence MNIFTLCVGKTDEQAIEQLLQKYEKRFPTYINYQRLELADIKNRKTLTIEQQKSKEADLLLQRINKGDLVVLLDEKGKQINSTDFAQQLQNDLNQSVKTLIFVIGGPYGFDDRLYQRANRKLSLSQMTFTHQMVRLFLTEQIYRAFTILQNKPYHHE
- a CDS encoding YihY/virulence factor BrkB family protein, producing MSKLKQKNRLKRLIVWSKRKRLKQFSNIPLYDLLKVFWIRVMKGNFPVRSGAIAWTLFFSLFPFILFLFSLLPKIPHYEELKLLLFHQFLPQIIPNSIGKEVIGYIDITTQQQEQKSVNWWFMIFTIFMSSNGVQGIINGFNVSYQDVFIKRNNNKQRLISLILTIFFTVFLILQLTLLYYTGIIWKYLAETKFFFDLSKSSRLINMTSVIMFYFLSMCMLYHYGPNNQDKSKSTVVPGAVLSTLLFITTLFGFNVYLKHFNNLDLLYGSLGLVMLVMIFVYVNVIILLVGYELNMSLTYAKNYSNMNKIQKNNFIELNLKKETNSQS
- a CDS encoding ion transporter — encoded protein: MKWNIFRLKKLDKDEENKLKKKIFEIIFEANTPYGRLFDLSLLLLIILSVALVILESVPTFNARYHTFLVVSEWLITILFTIEYLLRLYSVQKPLRYVFSFYGIIDLLSILPFYFGIFFPNSKYLSSIRILRLFRILRIFNLTGLTQNRNILLRSLQQSKDRIIVFLSFVILIVVVLGSFMYAIEKNHPESGFTSIPISIYWAVVTMTTVGYGDVAPVTGLGRFLASIIMILGYGIIAVPAGIMSQEIARASKENDHIPTNTDVCRYCGDNYHLDNSIYCKTCGHLLNP
- a CDS encoding TIGR01777 family oxidoreductase — encoded protein: MKILVSGGTGFIGKALVEYLRLKAHEVRVLQRSYPKEDFYWDVEKNIFDEKAMHQIDGIIHLAGAPIAEPWTGYYQKVLYESRIDTANFLLEKAKDFCPDLSLFISASAIGFYGNEATDKTLTEESEAGEGFLSKLCVAWEAAADQFHEIGARVVKVRTPAVLSKDGGLIRVLNKVFRLGLGTNLGGGNNYMPWIHLQDLLRVYEFALINSSLDGAVNAVADEQITQNEFNLVLSREIKAPYFLPNIPEFVVKRILGERSALVLDGCLLSNMKLKNLGFRMQYPRIEEAMRTIFISEH
- a CDS encoding acyltransferase: MMDPYSIFDIKNFSEFEEKALAVFRHQAEHVQVYRDFVELMKVNPKNISDLYEIPFLPIRFFKQYSIIENKLLPEKIFTSSGTTGQNTSKHLVADLALYHHSLSKCFHHFYGDLSTYCIFALLPSYLERNGSSLIDMVEYWTQQADSSFGGFYLYNHDELHRDLLACENAGKNAILIGVSFALLDFVEKYPMQLSRTIVMETGGMKGRKKEITRQELHSILKKGFGTPNIHSEYGMTELLSQAYMREQALFETPNWMHLLIRETEDPLTFVEEGKTGGVNVIDLANFHSCSFIATDDLGRKKSSRTFEILGRFDHSDVRGCNLLVV